One segment of Candidatus Poribacteria bacterium DNA contains the following:
- a CDS encoding NAD(P)H-dependent oxidoreductase — protein sequence MKDTDNQSIYVVAICGSLRQGSTTHAALQIALSAAEAAGAKVELLDLSEYELVFQGSVASENDYPPGVFKLREKVQRADGILLGSPEYHGSFSGVLKSALDLMGFDEFENKVIGLIGVSGGRMGAVNAISMLRTVGTALHAWVVPNDASIPNSSDAFDTDGNLRDAELSERVKAVGKQVTEFAASRHLTEAQYQEK from the coding sequence ATGAAGGATACCGATAACCAGTCCATCTACGTTGTTGCCATCTGCGGGAGTCTGCGACAGGGGAGTACGACACACGCTGCACTCCAAATCGCGCTCTCTGCTGCAGAAGCGGCAGGTGCTAAAGTTGAATTGCTCGACCTGAGTGAATACGAACTCGTTTTTCAAGGCTCTGTTGCGAGCGAGAACGACTACCCACCCGGGGTATTCAAACTTCGGGAAAAGGTCCAACGCGCCGACGGCATACTTCTCGGTTCGCCGGAATACCACGGCAGCTTCAGCGGGGTCCTCAAAAGTGCACTCGATCTGATGGGGTTTGACGAATTCGAGAATAAAGTTATCGGGCTCATCGGTGTGTCCGGTGGACGGATGGGAGCCGTAAACGCTATTTCTATGTTACGAACGGTAGGAACTGCACTGCACGCTTGGGTTGTCCCGAATGACGCGTCAATTCCAAACTCGTCCGATGCGTTTGATACGGATGGCAATTTACGTGATGCTGAACTCAGTGAGCGAGTTAAAGCCGTAGGCAAACAAGTTACTGAATTCGCCGCGTCTCGGCATTTAACGGAAGCGCAGTATCAAGAAAAATAA